In Necator americanus strain Aroian chromosome IV, whole genome shotgun sequence, the following proteins share a genomic window:
- a CDS encoding hypothetical protein (NECATOR_CHRIV.G13311.T2): protein MRCLLLLSVLFQPIRSVLDASWWSSVAQLSTSLAGQTARPVCSLRGLSPGQARICDLFKDHMPAVGQGAQTAIQECQYQFKSNRWNCSTPYGSGIAGPIHKLGTREAAFTYAILSAGVTHEIGRRCKQGLLASCGCSEEAKPKNVADDWTWGGCGDNVDYGYRFSKNFIDIREKEKDPRRDHDQGRSLMNRRNNEAGRKILKRHTAPKCKCHGVSGACNLKTCWMQLPTMRQVGNILQNKYKNAIRVQVNSRGNLQLVADQLPKDPGGRRKTRALPTDLVFMDDSPDYCRQDRAAGTLGTQGRVCRRGSDGPDGCDSLCCGRGYNTYTVEETTKCNCKFEWCCKVVCQMCTNTTQVDICK, encoded by the exons ATGCGGTGTCTCCTCCTTCTAAGCGTTCTATTTCAACCTATTCGTTCAGTTTTGGATGCTTCTTGGTG gtcATCCGTTGCCCAGCTTTCCACCTCGCTAGCAGGCCAAACTGCGCGACCAGTGTGCTCTTTAAGAGGACTTTCACCGGGTCAG GCAAGGATATGCGACCTTTTCAAGGACCACATGCCTGCTGTCGGCCAAGGAGCGCAAACTGCTATTCAG GAGTGTCAATATCAGTTTAAATCGAATAGATGGAACTGTTCGACGCCATACGGTTCCGGAATAGCTGGGCCTATACATAAATTAG GAACACGAGAGGCCGCTTTCACATATGCGATTCTCTCTGCAGGAGTTACACACGAGATTGGAAGAAGATGTAAACAAG GTCTACTTGCGTCATGCGGTTGCTCAGAGGAGGCAAAGCCTAAAAATGTGGCGGATGACTGGACGTGGGGAGGATGCGGGGACAACGTCGATTACGGATATCGATTCTCAAA GAATTTTATCGACATTCGAGAGAAGGAAAAGGATCCACGAAGAGATCACGACCAGGGTAGATCTCTAATGAATAGACGCAATAACGAAGCTGGCAGAAAG ATTCTGAAGCGTCACACAGCACCAAAATGCAAATGTCACGGAGTTTCTGGAGCCTGTAATTTGAAAACATGTTGGATGCAGTTACCAACAATGCGCCAAGTCGGGAATATTTTGCAGAACAAGTACAAGAATGCTATTCGTGTGCag GTTAACTCTCGTGGTAACCTTCAACTTGTTGCTGATCAGCTTCCAAAAGATCCCGGAGGCCGACGCAAAACAAGGGCTTTGCCCACGGATCTTGTCTTTATGGACGACTCACCCGACTACTGCCGGCAAGATCGTGCTGCGGGAACACTGGGGACACAAGGACGAGTCTGCAG ACGAGGATCCGATGGTCCGGACGGTTGTGATTCGTTGTGTTGTGGACGAGGCTACAACACGTACACCGTTGAAGAAACCACAAAATGCAACTGCAAATTCGAATGGTGCTGCAAGGTGGTGTGCCAGATGTGCACAAACACGACACAAGTCGATATTTGTAAATAA